The Pungitius pungitius chromosome 13, fPunPun2.1, whole genome shotgun sequence genome includes the window CATGTTTTTTTAAGATAATTTTTTGTTTGAGCAGCATGCAATGTAGCCATTTGTGTGAGTGAAGACGTTGACATCAAATACAACAtcattttgaccccccccccccccctcccccccggcctTGATCGCATGGATGTCATAGACTCTAACTGATTTACATGCAGTGCTCAATAGGTTTCTGTATAAAACACTAAAATGCAAATGTAGTTTTTTCTGTAACTAAGACTTGAGAAATCCAGGCGGTTTGCTGGTTAAATACCTCACAggtctctcttctccttctcctccccctcgctgCCTGAAGGTTTCTTCTGCTTCCAGTTGGCACGTTGAGAGGACGTGAAACCAAACCGCCTGCAGTCTGATGACTCTGTGAAGCTGAAGCTGTTGACATCTGTCCAAGGTGAACGTTGGAACAGGTACCTTATACTCCTTAAgtaagatgttggtttttgggctGCCACCAATAGCTGAATAATTTCTCTCATATGCATTGAACGTATTGTAAATCTGTACACATGACCTCTGGCTCTCCTTCATCCATCTCCTGCTCTTCCGTACGTTTCTTCCTTATTTCTttcctatatatttttttcctgtgccaacAGAGGATGTTGTGCAGATTGTAAAGCTCTAATTCAACGTAGACTAACTGCATTTTGGTGTCCTTAAACATCCAATTGTGACCCTTTTAGTTGACCTCTCTCAGCatcttcttctttcccttccCTTTCCCTCAGTGATCATGGCGGCATTCGGCCCCGACATCAGTGGCTCGTGGTTGTCAACATCAGGAGTTGTCGGTTTcttcatccttctcctcctcctctccattttCCTCTCCGCTCTGTGCAGCGAGTGCAGCAGGTCAGCTGGGTCTGTGTACTACATTTCTGTCAACAAGTGCACGTTCAAACTAGGATCCCAATTTAGATTAAGAGGTAAAAGCTACAACACATTTGGAAAGGGAGGGTGATCTCAGGGTCATGTGGTTACTTGTGCAACGTGTCACTAAATCGTACACACTGGAGACTTTGATCTCTTCATCAAACCTTCTGGAGGTATTTTTGACTATTTTTACCCAGGAGCACACTATTTCAAGTAATTAAACCTCTGTTGTCATCGATCCAAATTTCCCAAATCAGAGAAAGCTGTGGCCCCAACGTCGCCTCTGTTGAATAGTGAGACAAGCCTTGAAGCGCCAGCACCATGTGTCACATCGCTTGGGCTATGTCTATGTGCTggaaatatgtgtgtatgtgctacTTCAAAGCTAGTAAACACAGAACAGATGTGTTGGTTTACTTTGCAGCACTAGTTTCTAATATTGTATACCTGCTGCCATGTGCGACTACATGATATCCCCTTcatttgcatgtaaaatatTCATCTGCACCAGTTTGAACCAACAAGAAGCGTTTGTTTGGATGCAGGAGGTTCATCAGATATCCAGACGTTCATTTGActggacatatttacacactgtgcattagattcaactttattacATTGAATAGAGCACAAGAAGGAATGTAGTTCAGCATCCAAAGAGCAGGTGGCTCCTTCCACACAACGCAGGAAGCGCTTTCACTTCCTTTTCAATACACCAAAATCCTCTTAATTATCGTAATAATCACATAAGTAATACATGCTCATTAATGAAAGACTGACCTTGCAAACATAACTGAGTTCAATGTGTTCAAAAGTCctacatttataaataaaaatatgtgttgATTAACAAGTAAAGTACAGGCTAGACATTCTTATCCATCCAGTGCAAAGTATAGCTTTGCATAAAGTCCTGTATATGCAATATACAAAACTAGGTCTCACCATGTTGGGTTGCTGCAGTCATAAAAGGATTTCCAAAGCTCTGAGGAAATTAGAGAATGTTGGGGTCCCAAAATCACATGACAGCCCCAGAAGTCTGTGGCTAGGGTCTGTGTTTGCCTTCATGTTTACGGTATCATTAATAATGAcgtttttgtctgtttcctAGACGTTCATTTGAGCTCAAAGACTCTGAGGTCGACAAAGATCCTTCAACTCTCATTAAAGTGGTATGAACTCGCTCCCAAtctctgtttatttcaaacGATGACGCGTCAAAAGGGAGCAGAGCCACAAACCTTTTAGTATAatgttgattgacaggtgaagcTGGAAGAAGGCTTGGTGGGGACCGAGAATCCCAGAATCAACGACCTGACAGACGACACAGGTGAGTCCAGAGACCACTAGCTGGGTGTAGATGCCTTCAACGGTATGGTTTCTCATCCGtctctctcttgtgtgtgtgtgtgtgtgtgtgtgtgtgtgtgtgtgtgtgtgtatgcagacTTAAATCCTTGTGATGGAAATACTTACACTCCCTGGAGGAGCCACTTGGTGGCGCCAGAGAACCAACACGGTCAGTCTGCCCTGTAAATGTTCAACATGCATGTCAGACATGAGCTTCACCAAACATCCGGGCGATGATATGACCCCCCAGAGAGGATCTGCCCTCGTATCTGAATCCAATACTCTAAACCCAGGGTTCAGGGTTTAAGGCCTTTAGGGGGGACAGTGGGACTAGACTGTCTTCTTTAGGCTTTGTTTTTACTCACAAGGCACCGCAAGTGACATTAAGCGCTCACCCAATGGATGTCAGAACAcgtttttttacaaacaaaaggTACCTTTGTGATATTCTTTCAGCTTTCAAAAGCAGTGGAAGttcttgttttttatgttgatcTCGTCATGGTAACAAGCCCATCAAGAGACACTGTGCACGTCTCTGGTAGTCAGTGTCACTCTAAATGCACTTAATTTTACTAAATGAGCATAAACtcttgtttacaatgtttactggggaaataaatcaagagacaAGTAGAATTTTTGTCTCCTAGATTTCatacaaccagaggagtcgccccctgctggtcaataGAGAACGTACGTTTAAGCAGTTGCCGCCCTATCTGTGCTTAAATAGAAGAAAGGGAACTGGAGCAAAGTCATTGCAAAATAAGACCAATTGAAGAATAAAACCATTATTTCCTTGTCGCAGATCCAAACGGCTCCACCGCTCCACACAGCGTCTACCAAACCATGGGGGGAGAAGGACGCGACTTGACCAATCACCAGCCGGGGGCGGAGTCCAGCCTTCCTGCTGACGGGAGTTCGGTGTACGCACAGGTGAGCAAGAAGGAGAGAGTGACCCCTGAGGAGGTGTTACAGAAGGTGTCTTCTCCTCCACTGCCCGACCGGAAGGCACAGCTggagggatgatgatgatgatgatgatgaaggacgTGGGACAATGGATGAAGAATGAAAGCCTTAAGAGAGACTGTGATGACTGATGAGATCTGAAGAAGCAACAACGAATACAAAAGATAATCCACAGAAGCAACATTCATTTTGACCTGACTGCATTTTCCCATTTGGTAAAAAGTTGTTCAGGGAACAGTAAAGCACGATTGTATGATTTCAGAagcaaaaataattgaattcgTTGTAGCTCTGGATAAAAGCTAGTTTTCTTTCAGGTGCAGAGTCAATGACACCAGGACGGCTAATCGAGTCCTTCCTGATTTCATGCTGCTAGATGCAGGAAGGCTACATAGCTAACTAACTGGTGGAGAATGCAAGGGTCACTTATTTCTTCATTATGCTCAGGGATGCACAAGCAGATTCaatttgtaaaagaaaaccGTAGTTCCTTTTGGGGTGATTATGAAGCATCTGGTGTGGGCTGAACAGTCTCACGTACAATATGCCAAGTGATGTATTTAGATTCAACATGTTGGATTA containing:
- the si:ch73-204p21.2 gene encoding uncharacterized protein si:ch73-204p21.2 isoform X2 — translated: MAAFGPDISGSWLSTSGVVGFFILLLLLSIFLSALCSECSRRSFELKDSEVDKDPSTLIKVVKLEEGLVGTENPRINDLTDDTDLNPCDGNTYTPWRSHLVAPENQHDPNGSTAPHSVYQTMGGEGRDLTNHQPGAESSLPADGSSVYAQVQSQ
- the si:ch73-204p21.2 gene encoding uncharacterized protein si:ch73-204p21.2 isoform X1: MAAFGPDISGSWLSTSGVVGFFILLLLLSIFLSALCSECSRRSFELKDSEVDKDPSTLIKVVKLEEGLVGTENPRINDLTDDTDLNPCDGNTYTPWRSHLVAPENQHDPNGSTAPHSVYQTMGGEGRDLTNHQPGAESSLPADGSSVYAQVSKKERVTPEEVLQKVSSPPLPDRKAQLEG